From a single Streptomyces sp. NBC_00237 genomic region:
- a CDS encoding response regulator transcription factor — protein MIRVQVAHPTGLFSSALVVLLREQEDFDVFRGPADAVAEDPGWADVWVTDAEEFLPRPAPSHAACLPGSAGLLGLPATAPDAPRDAARPADPTRPKGAGLLVLAAPHRPGVLRRAFDAGALGYVDKGGSPERLAAGIRAVARGERYVDVSLAVGLLHATEIPLTPRELSVLALAAAGSGVGEIALSLHLSRGTVRNYLAAAIRKTGARNRVDAIRIAHGAGWV, from the coding sequence GTGATACGTGTCCAAGTCGCCCATCCGACAGGTCTGTTCAGTTCGGCCCTCGTGGTGCTGCTGCGTGAGCAAGAGGATTTCGACGTGTTCCGCGGGCCCGCGGACGCCGTCGCGGAGGACCCGGGCTGGGCGGACGTGTGGGTGACGGACGCGGAGGAGTTCCTGCCTCGGCCCGCACCGTCGCACGCGGCCTGCTTACCGGGCTCGGCGGGCTTACTCGGTTTACCGGCCACGGCCCCCGACGCACCGCGCGACGCGGCGCGCCCCGCCGACCCCACGCGGCCCAAGGGTGCCGGGCTGCTGGTGCTGGCAGCCCCCCACCGGCCGGGCGTGCTGCGCCGCGCCTTCGACGCGGGCGCTCTCGGCTACGTCGACAAGGGAGGCTCTCCCGAGCGACTGGCCGCAGGGATCCGCGCGGTCGCGAGAGGAGAGCGGTACGTCGACGTGTCACTGGCCGTCGGCCTCCTGCACGCCACGGAAATCCCCCTGACGCCACGGGAGTTGAGCGTGCTCGCCCTGGCCGCCGCCGGGTCCGGCGTCGGTGAGATCGCGCTCTCCCTGCATCTGTCCCGGGGGACCGTGCGCAACTACCTGGCGGCGGCCATCCGCAAGACCGGCGCCCGCAACCGGGTGGACGCGATACGCATCGCGCACGGTGCCGGCTGGGTGTGA
- a CDS encoding prolyl oligopeptidase family serine peptidase, protein MTAPAPRYRVFRAALPEVCSLDPTRMAFTADADGRCEVFTWDTVTATARQVTDRPGGTFHCSVDADAHVWWFEEDTHGFGRWRFQPFEGGPTHDGLRGVPVGQARGLAVSAGGAVALALGDGEGTTVYGGRRGGPARRVTRLPYHASLTGISTEGDLLAVGGQARSPYAVTVFRTSDGARVAQLGEERAALWSLGFTSAAGRRDLLLVREHAGRYLLATWRPGEPVRTHAWAGFDTEITARWRPDGRSVLIRQDRHGRSILHRADLDTRTLTVLPTAPGTLLDAVEHAGGDLHTLWTSTAEPPRATSSAGTPLPTLPRLPDPVPGVSYDVWTPGADGDLHTLVTLPEGARGPVPTVFLVHGGPADHDRDAYDGTVHSLVASGFGVARVNYRGSTGYGPAWRAAMTEGVGLTQVADLAAARADLVERGWADPDSLALWGTSWGGYLTLLALGVRPGLWQAGVAVKPVAHLARAHATTTPALRALDERLFGGTPDELPEAYARSSPHTWLPDLRAPLLIVAARHDAKCPPGQIDDYAAELTKRQKEHDLLWLDTGHDGYDGADHVLALRTAVLFLDRTLRGSRTPRGDGASRGRPRTTPTASPAARRGESGPTERKPVPAGDSTSHHSTERTTHHAEGHHQQRPARG, encoded by the coding sequence ATGACCGCCCCCGCTCCCCGCTACCGCGTCTTTCGCGCGGCCCTCCCCGAGGTGTGCTCCCTCGACCCCACCCGCATGGCGTTCACCGCCGACGCGGACGGCCGCTGCGAGGTCTTCACCTGGGACACCGTCACCGCCACCGCACGCCAGGTCACCGACCGGCCGGGCGGCACCTTCCACTGCTCCGTCGACGCCGACGCCCACGTGTGGTGGTTCGAGGAGGACACGCACGGTTTCGGCCGGTGGCGGTTCCAGCCCTTCGAGGGCGGGCCGACGCACGACGGTCTGCGCGGGGTTCCCGTCGGCCAGGCGCGCGGACTCGCGGTCAGCGCCGGTGGGGCCGTGGCCCTCGCGCTGGGCGACGGGGAGGGCACCACCGTGTACGGCGGGCGGCGCGGCGGGCCCGCACGCCGGGTCACCCGGCTTCCGTACCACGCCAGCCTGACCGGCATCAGCACCGAAGGAGACCTCCTCGCGGTCGGAGGGCAGGCCCGTTCCCCGTACGCCGTGACCGTGTTCCGTACGTCGGACGGGGCCCGCGTCGCCCAACTCGGCGAAGAACGTGCGGCGTTGTGGTCGCTCGGTTTCACCTCTGCGGCGGGCCGCCGTGATCTGCTGCTCGTACGGGAGCACGCGGGCCGGTACCTCCTCGCCACCTGGCGGCCGGGCGAGCCCGTGCGCACGCACGCCTGGGCAGGCTTCGACACGGAGATCACCGCGCGCTGGCGGCCGGACGGCCGCAGCGTACTGATCCGCCAGGACCGGCACGGGCGTAGCATCCTGCACCGCGCCGACCTCGACACCCGCACCCTCACCGTCCTGCCCACCGCCCCCGGCACCCTCCTGGACGCCGTCGAACACGCGGGCGGCGACCTCCACACGCTCTGGACCAGCACCGCCGAACCCCCGCGCGCCACCTCCAGTGCGGGCACCCCGCTGCCCACCCTGCCGCGCCTGCCGGACCCCGTGCCCGGCGTGTCGTACGACGTGTGGACCCCGGGCGCGGACGGTGACCTGCACACCCTGGTCACGCTCCCGGAGGGGGCGCGCGGTCCCGTGCCCACGGTGTTCCTCGTGCACGGCGGGCCCGCCGACCACGACCGGGACGCCTACGACGGCACCGTGCACTCCCTGGTCGCCTCCGGGTTCGGCGTCGCCCGCGTCAACTACCGGGGCTCCACCGGGTACGGGCCCGCCTGGCGGGCCGCGATGACCGAGGGCGTCGGCCTCACCCAGGTCGCCGACCTCGCCGCCGCCCGCGCCGACCTCGTCGAGCGAGGCTGGGCGGACCCCGACTCCCTCGCGCTGTGGGGCACTTCGTGGGGCGGCTACCTCACCCTGCTCGCCCTCGGCGTCCGCCCCGGCCTCTGGCAGGCGGGGGTGGCCGTGAAACCCGTCGCCCACCTCGCCCGGGCCCACGCCACGACCACCCCCGCACTGCGCGCCCTCGACGAACGGCTCTTCGGCGGCACCCCCGACGAGCTGCCCGAGGCGTACGCGCGCAGTTCGCCCCACACCTGGCTCCCGGACCTCCGGGCCCCTCTCCTGATCGTCGCGGCCCGGCACGACGCGAAGTGCCCGCCCGGTCAGATCGACGACTACGCGGCGGAGTTGACGAAGCGTCAGAAGGAGCACGACCTCCTCTGGCTGGACACCGGTCACGACGGCTACGACGGCGCCGACCACGTCCTGGCCCTGCGCACGGCCGTCCTCTTCCTCGACCGCACCCTGCGGGGCTCCCGCACCCCGCGCGGCGACGGCGCTTCGCGAGGCCGTCCGCGCACCACCCCCACAGCATCCCCCGCCGCCCGGCGCGGGGAGTCCGGTCCCACGGAGCGCAAGCCCGTACCGGCCGGTGACAGCACATCGCACCACTCCACGGAGAGGACGACCCACCATGCAGAAGGACATCATCAACAACGACCCGCTCGCGGGTGA
- a CDS encoding PP2C family protein-serine/threonine phosphatase, translated as MTDRDELGEAPPSGEGCGDVDGTPVLSTSHYVVPRRPVGDDGQSLAVSVSAVQEVLNALPGSATFLMPVYGPDSAVVDFRVVAASPDAVDIGGRRGKEMVGLSVLETYPTVADSDVWRGYLAVLEGGGRYDGEPFEYEEALAGIPRRSRFAVRAAACHGGLIVSWVRLDTGEREQRRLAVMQRLGGMGWADWDLVLNEITWSDEVFAVFGRDRALGPMTLEELSSQALPEDRPGVGETVRQLLSGGDPVDHSFRITTPDGELRHVRIVAEAELDVDDVPVEVHGFFQDRTGLNRAAQEVLEHQQAASAQRSLLAAEKDLAARLQHALLPLPQQSLRLSGLTVDVAYHPLQEGLNVGGDWYSAIELPDGSALLVVGDVAGHGLDAVATMAQLRFTAKAMAITGTPLPEILTRLNTLLLHTAGRNYGTATMIMGRYDPATARLTWVQAGHLPPLLLREGQPRYLPVPRGILLGAMAAPVYEEATLQLLPGDHLLLFTDGLVEVPGRDVYEGLARLARSAADHAGDTRILDALVGPDSRHDDTCALHVAL; from the coding sequence ATGACTGACCGCGATGAGCTGGGAGAGGCTCCACCGAGTGGCGAAGGCTGTGGGGACGTGGACGGCACCCCCGTCTTGTCCACCAGCCACTACGTCGTGCCCCGGCGACCCGTGGGGGACGACGGCCAGTCGCTCGCCGTGTCGGTGTCCGCGGTGCAGGAGGTCCTGAACGCTCTGCCCGGCTCCGCCACGTTCCTGATGCCGGTGTACGGGCCCGACAGCGCGGTCGTGGACTTCCGGGTGGTGGCCGCTTCACCCGATGCGGTCGACATCGGCGGCCGCCGGGGCAAGGAGATGGTCGGCCTCAGCGTCCTGGAGACGTACCCGACGGTCGCGGACAGCGACGTGTGGCGCGGGTACCTCGCGGTGCTGGAAGGCGGCGGCCGCTACGATGGGGAGCCGTTCGAGTACGAGGAGGCGCTCGCCGGAATACCGCGCCGGTCGCGCTTCGCCGTGCGTGCGGCGGCCTGCCACGGCGGGCTGATCGTCTCCTGGGTGCGGCTGGACACCGGCGAGCGCGAGCAGCGCCGCCTGGCGGTGATGCAGCGTCTGGGCGGGATGGGGTGGGCCGACTGGGACCTGGTGCTCAACGAGATCACCTGGTCGGACGAGGTCTTCGCGGTCTTCGGCCGTGACCGGGCGCTGGGCCCGATGACGCTGGAGGAGCTTTCCTCCCAGGCGCTCCCGGAGGACCGCCCCGGGGTGGGCGAGACCGTGCGGCAGTTGCTGAGCGGGGGCGACCCCGTCGACCACTCGTTTCGCATCACCACACCCGACGGCGAATTGCGGCACGTACGCATCGTCGCGGAGGCGGAACTCGACGTGGACGACGTACCCGTGGAGGTCCACGGCTTCTTCCAGGACCGCACCGGACTGAACCGGGCCGCGCAGGAAGTGCTGGAGCACCAGCAGGCGGCCTCCGCCCAGCGCAGTCTGCTGGCCGCCGAGAAGGACCTCGCCGCCCGCCTCCAGCACGCCCTGCTCCCGCTGCCGCAGCAGTCCCTGCGCCTGTCAGGACTGACGGTGGACGTGGCGTACCACCCCTTGCAGGAGGGTCTGAACGTGGGGGGCGACTGGTACAGCGCCATCGAACTCCCGGACGGCAGCGCCCTGTTGGTCGTCGGGGACGTCGCGGGGCACGGGCTGGACGCGGTCGCCACCATGGCCCAGTTGCGCTTCACCGCCAAGGCCATGGCCATCACCGGCACGCCCCTGCCCGAGATCCTCACCCGCCTCAACACCCTGCTGCTGCACACCGCCGGGCGGAACTACGGCACCGCCACGATGATCATGGGCCGGTACGATCCCGCCACCGCCCGGCTCACCTGGGTGCAGGCTGGGCACTTGCCGCCGCTGCTGCTGCGCGAGGGCCAGCCCCGCTATCTGCCGGTCCCCCGGGGCATCCTGCTCGGTGCCATGGCGGCGCCCGTCTACGAGGAGGCCACCCTCCAACTGCTGCCCGGCGACCACCTGTTGCTCTTCACCGACGGCCTGGTCGAGGTGCCGGGCCGCGACGTCTACGAGGGCCTCGCCCGCCTCGCCCGCTCCGCCGCGGACCACGCGGGAGACACCCGCATCCTGGACGCGCTGGTCGGTCCCGACTCCCGCCACGACGACACCTGCGCACTGCACGTCGCCCTGTGA
- a CDS encoding RiPP maturation radical SAM C-methyltransferase translates to MRVLLVNMPWSPIDLPSLALGILKRSVDERVPGATATVLHANLEFTDWITARTEFTADDYEYYALSSYFMGCGDWVFSSALYDDPAWRQKEFTETMRTRLNKARMKMSHELHAVVPEFVDEIARRIVAENPDVVGFTSTFQQNTAALAAAKHVKRLAPHIKTVIGGANCDAEQGAALHRNFDFVDFVVRGEGEAAFPQLLTALSEDGDLSKVSGLCRRADDGESVPNAMATSPLPPATILPPDYSGYFERLAASVARNWVEPKLVVEGARGCWWGEKHHCTFCGLNGSFMQFRSKSPDVFYDEIMDLARTHKVLDMYVVDNILDMGYLNTVLPRIIDSGYDLRLHIEIKANMRRSQLRTLSDAGLIYVQPGIESLNNRVLDLMDKGVSGCQNVRMLRDGAETGLSVSWNYLHGFPGESAEDYDGVIGQIAALEHLDPPVDLSARIAIERFSPYFNRPELGFDGLRPEAHYRFTYDLPERELYDLAYVFEAPERGIGEPTVSALNDVLALWKKHHADARLTHTDLGERIVLVSRRRAFDWHTKELTDPFEIALFRLLDQPHAPAALLRKATARVRDHDRTEADVEALLSEWVRLGLVFTDAGQYVHLAPAAVNEDLLRLDFMRHRHTVPAPDADQGPERDPAPDLTPALA, encoded by the coding sequence GTGCGTGTCCTGCTCGTCAATATGCCCTGGTCGCCCATCGACCTTCCGTCGCTCGCCCTGGGGATACTCAAACGCAGCGTCGACGAGCGCGTGCCCGGCGCGACGGCGACCGTCCTGCACGCCAACCTCGAATTCACCGACTGGATCACCGCCCGCACCGAGTTCACCGCCGACGACTACGAGTACTACGCCCTCTCCTCCTACTTCATGGGCTGCGGCGACTGGGTGTTCTCCTCCGCCCTGTACGACGACCCGGCCTGGCGGCAGAAGGAGTTCACCGAGACGATGCGGACCCGCCTGAACAAGGCCCGCATGAAGATGTCCCACGAACTCCACGCCGTCGTACCGGAGTTCGTCGACGAGATCGCCCGCCGCATCGTCGCCGAGAACCCCGACGTCGTCGGCTTCACCTCCACCTTCCAGCAGAACACCGCGGCGCTGGCCGCCGCCAAGCACGTCAAGCGGCTCGCCCCGCACATCAAGACCGTCATCGGCGGTGCCAACTGCGACGCCGAACAGGGCGCCGCCCTGCACCGCAACTTCGACTTCGTGGACTTCGTCGTACGCGGCGAGGGCGAGGCGGCCTTCCCCCAGCTGCTCACCGCGCTCAGCGAGGACGGCGACCTGAGCAAGGTCTCGGGCCTGTGCCGCCGCGCCGACGACGGGGAGTCCGTACCGAACGCCATGGCCACCAGCCCGCTGCCGCCCGCCACGATCCTGCCGCCCGACTACAGCGGCTACTTCGAACGCCTCGCCGCCTCCGTCGCCCGCAACTGGGTCGAGCCCAAACTCGTCGTCGAGGGCGCGCGCGGCTGCTGGTGGGGCGAGAAGCACCACTGCACGTTCTGCGGACTCAACGGCTCCTTCATGCAGTTCCGCAGCAAGAGCCCCGACGTCTTCTACGACGAGATCATGGACCTGGCCCGCACGCACAAGGTCCTCGACATGTACGTCGTCGACAACATCCTCGACATGGGCTACCTCAACACCGTGCTGCCCCGCATCATCGACAGCGGCTACGACCTGCGCCTGCACATCGAGATCAAGGCCAACATGCGCCGCAGCCAGCTGCGCACCCTCTCCGACGCGGGCCTCATCTACGTCCAGCCCGGCATCGAGAGCCTCAACAACCGCGTCCTGGACCTCATGGACAAGGGCGTCAGCGGCTGCCAGAACGTCCGCATGCTCCGGGACGGAGCCGAGACCGGGCTCTCCGTCTCCTGGAACTACCTCCACGGCTTCCCCGGCGAGAGCGCCGAGGACTACGACGGCGTCATCGGCCAGATCGCCGCCCTCGAACACCTCGACCCGCCCGTCGACCTCTCCGCCCGCATCGCCATCGAACGCTTCAGCCCGTACTTCAACCGCCCCGAACTCGGCTTCGACGGCCTGCGCCCCGAAGCCCACTACCGCTTCACCTACGACCTCCCGGAACGGGAGTTGTACGACCTGGCGTACGTCTTCGAGGCCCCCGAACGCGGCATCGGCGAACCCACCGTGTCCGCCCTCAACGACGTCCTCGCCCTCTGGAAGAAGCACCACGCGGACGCCCGCCTCACCCACACCGACCTCGGTGAGCGCATCGTCCTGGTCAGCAGGCGGCGCGCCTTCGACTGGCACACGAAAGAACTCACCGACCCCTTCGAGATCGCCCTCTTCCGCCTCCTGGACCAGCCGCACGCCCCCGCCGCCCTCCTGCGCAAGGCGACCGCACGCGTACGGGACCACGACCGCACCGAGGCCGACGTCGAAGCACTCCTCAGCGAGTGGGTGCGCCTCGGCCTGGTCTTCACCGACGCAGGACAGTACGTCCACCTCGCCCCGGCAGCCGTCAACGAAGACCTCCTGCGCCTGGACTTCATGCGCCACCGGCACACGGTCCCGGCACCGGACGCGGACCAGGGCCCCGAGCGGGACCCGGCACCGGACCTCACCCCCGCACTGGCCTGA
- a CDS encoding ABC transporter ATP-binding protein, giving the protein MTTRTRKHLTSPADRLLLAVARHTRGRATGVFTASALAACAAVALPAVVGRTLDLLLARDPEAKGWLVLCVVLVVAEVLLEAAEALFTGTAQARSTAWLRTFGMARLLGSAPGNAARFSPGDTATRLSVNATEAGAAPGAAAGLAAALIAPTGGLVALALVDPWCALAFAAGLPLLLLVLRAFAVGTSDSVARYQQVQSSLASLLTEALAGARSIAAAGSVDRERSRILAPLPELGVQGARMWTVHGRAVARSGVLLPLLTTAVTLVGGLGVVSGRMSVGELLAASRYAALAAGVGTVAGLLGSLVRSRTAARRLSAVLALPGLAHGGLRLPPGGPGTLELRDVSVAHDGKSLLSGVSLVLPGGTTTAVVGRSGSGKSTLAAVAGRLRDPDAGTVLLDGVPLRELEADQLRSEVGYAFERPALFGATLADALASGARTASPAEVRAAARAAGADDFVRLLPQGYDTAPGEAPLSGGEFQRLGLARAFAHAGRLLILDDATSSLDTATERRVEEALAHDVGPGTRLCVAHRLSSAARADLVVWLDEGRIRAVGPHRELWRQSAYRAVFAADPASAPQRGDASLAPSTGDVS; this is encoded by the coding sequence GTGACGACCCGGACCCGCAAACACCTGACCTCCCCGGCCGACCGGCTGCTGCTGGCCGTGGCCCGGCACACCAGGGGCCGCGCGACGGGTGTGTTCACCGCGTCCGCGCTCGCGGCCTGCGCTGCTGTCGCACTGCCCGCCGTCGTCGGGCGCACCCTGGACCTGCTGCTCGCACGCGATCCCGAGGCCAAGGGCTGGCTGGTGCTGTGCGTCGTCCTGGTGGTCGCCGAAGTGCTGCTGGAGGCCGCCGAAGCCCTGTTCACCGGGACGGCTCAGGCCAGGTCGACCGCGTGGCTGCGCACCTTCGGCATGGCACGACTGCTGGGTTCGGCTCCCGGGAACGCCGCCCGCTTCTCCCCCGGCGACACCGCGACCAGACTGTCGGTCAACGCGACCGAGGCCGGTGCCGCGCCGGGTGCCGCCGCCGGTCTGGCAGCGGCACTGATCGCCCCGACCGGCGGTCTCGTCGCGCTGGCCCTCGTCGATCCGTGGTGCGCGCTGGCGTTCGCGGCGGGCCTGCCGCTGCTGCTGCTGGTGCTGCGCGCCTTCGCCGTCGGGACGTCCGACAGCGTCGCCCGCTACCAGCAGGTCCAGTCCTCTCTGGCGTCGCTGCTGACCGAGGCGCTGGCCGGGGCGCGCAGCATCGCCGCCGCGGGCAGCGTGGACCGTGAGCGCTCCCGGATCCTGGCACCGCTGCCCGAACTGGGAGTCCAGGGAGCCCGCATGTGGACCGTGCACGGCCGCGCCGTGGCGCGCAGCGGTGTCCTCCTTCCCCTCCTCACGACCGCGGTGACGCTGGTGGGTGGACTGGGCGTGGTGTCGGGCCGGATGAGCGTCGGCGAACTCCTCGCCGCCTCCCGGTACGCGGCCCTGGCCGCCGGGGTCGGCACGGTGGCCGGGCTCCTCGGCTCCCTGGTCCGCAGCCGCACGGCGGCCCGCCGCCTGTCGGCGGTCCTCGCGCTGCCCGGCCTCGCCCACGGCGGCCTTCGGCTGCCGCCGGGCGGCCCCGGCACCTTGGAACTGCGCGACGTCTCGGTCGCGCACGACGGAAAGTCCCTGCTCAGCGGGGTGTCGCTGGTGCTCCCCGGCGGTACGACCACCGCCGTGGTCGGTCGCAGCGGCTCCGGCAAGTCGACCCTGGCGGCGGTCGCGGGGCGGCTGCGCGACCCGGATGCGGGGACCGTACTCCTGGACGGCGTACCGCTCAGGGAACTCGAAGCCGATCAGCTCCGCTCCGAGGTGGGGTACGCGTTCGAGCGCCCGGCGCTCTTCGGGGCCACCCTCGCCGACGCGCTGGCCTCGGGTGCGCGCACCGCGTCGCCCGCCGAGGTGCGGGCGGCGGCGCGGGCGGCCGGTGCGGACGACTTCGTACGGCTGCTGCCGCAGGGGTACGACACGGCCCCCGGCGAAGCACCGCTCTCCGGCGGGGAGTTCCAACGCCTGGGCCTGGCAAGGGCGTTCGCGCACGCGGGCAGGCTCCTCATCCTCGACGACGCGACCTCCAGCCTGGACACGGCGACCGAGCGGCGCGTCGAGGAGGCACTCGCCCACGACGTGGGCCCCGGAACCCGGCTGTGCGTCGCGCACCGGCTCTCCTCCGCCGCGCGCGCGGACCTGGTCGTCTGGCTGGACGAGGGGCGGATACGGGCGGTGGGGCCGCACCGCGAACTGTGGCGCCAGAGCGCCTACCGCGCGGTGTTCGCCGCAGACCCGGCCTCGGCCCCTCAGCGGGGGGACGCGTCGCTGGCCCCCTCGACGGGGGACGTGTCATGA
- a CDS encoding MFS transporter, protein MAEASAAQADHDPSSPEPPMSGPPRPPMSGAPGSAGSGVPGSAGSGAAPRDLRLFWTSNTADALGSQTSGVVLPLLLLALGHSPASVGVVVGVSAVLGLVLGPLAAVPADRGARKPVMVWSACAAAVAMTVVAVAVATGRPPLALVLAGVLVERFATAVYEAAARGTVAMLTPPEGYARTVARLEVGERLALVLGPVLGGALYQLGRAWPFAVDALSYAVTAVCVRSMRADLRAPGGSAGPTGKGQAQPAEPPTEATAPAVPGPAPTRSRFSPRAELAAGLRLVADSAVLRLVLVWTSVVNGVLAALYFGVLLTLQQDGHGGTATGAVLAVAGAAGIGGALAAPALAVRIGAARSVLAVTWLLVPLTGALAATRSPWWQAALFGGICLVMPVATVVLQSRAIAAAPAHLQARAGAVLATGAGGAAALGPATAGVLAEAGAAWPPLGCAAALLALAAYTSRSRSRALTGGTAGQPESRTGGVAGADDAGTGSLS, encoded by the coding sequence ATGGCGGAGGCTTCGGCGGCGCAGGCGGACCACGACCCGAGCTCCCCGGAGCCGCCGATGTCCGGCCCCCCGAGACCGCCGATGTCCGGTGCCCCGGGCTCGGCGGGAAGCGGTGTCCCGGGCTCGGCGGGAAGCGGTGCCGCGCCACGCGACCTGCGCCTCTTCTGGACCTCGAACACCGCCGACGCCCTCGGCAGCCAGACCTCCGGCGTGGTCCTTCCGCTCCTGCTGCTGGCCCTCGGGCATTCGCCCGCCTCGGTCGGCGTCGTGGTCGGCGTTTCGGCGGTCCTGGGCCTGGTCCTCGGACCGCTGGCGGCCGTGCCCGCCGACCGTGGAGCCCGTAAACCGGTGATGGTGTGGTCCGCGTGCGCGGCGGCCGTGGCCATGACGGTCGTGGCGGTCGCGGTCGCCACGGGGCGACCGCCTCTGGCGCTGGTGCTGGCCGGAGTGCTGGTCGAACGGTTCGCCACCGCCGTGTACGAGGCCGCCGCGCGCGGCACGGTCGCCATGCTCACCCCGCCGGAGGGCTACGCCCGTACTGTGGCCCGACTGGAGGTCGGGGAGCGGCTGGCCCTCGTCCTCGGCCCCGTGCTCGGGGGCGCCCTCTACCAACTGGGCCGCGCCTGGCCCTTCGCCGTCGACGCCCTGTCGTACGCGGTGACGGCCGTCTGCGTACGGTCGATGCGGGCCGACCTGCGTGCTCCGGGCGGCTCCGCCGGGCCGACGGGGAAGGGCCAGGCGCAACCGGCGGAGCCCCCTACGGAGGCCACCGCACCGGCCGTGCCCGGCCCGGCTCCCACCCGCTCCCGGTTCTCGCCCCGCGCCGAACTCGCCGCAGGACTGCGGCTCGTGGCCGACTCGGCGGTCCTGCGCCTCGTGCTCGTCTGGACCTCCGTCGTCAACGGAGTGCTGGCCGCGCTCTACTTCGGCGTTCTGCTCACCCTTCAGCAGGACGGGCACGGCGGCACCGCCACCGGAGCGGTTCTGGCCGTCGCGGGAGCCGCCGGAATCGGGGGAGCGCTGGCCGCCCCCGCGCTCGCCGTACGCATCGGAGCGGCCCGCAGCGTGCTGGCGGTGACCTGGCTCCTCGTACCGCTCACCGGGGCCCTGGCCGCGACCCGTTCGCCCTGGTGGCAGGCGGCTCTGTTCGGCGGGATCTGCCTGGTCATGCCCGTGGCCACCGTCGTGCTCCAGTCCCGGGCCATCGCCGCCGCCCCGGCGCACCTCCAGGCCAGGGCCGGGGCGGTCCTGGCCACCGGAGCGGGCGGGGCGGCAGCGCTCGGCCCCGCGACGGCGGGGGTGCTGGCCGAGGCGGGTGCGGCGTGGCCCCCGCTGGGCTGCGCTGCGGCGCTGCTCGCCCTGGCGGCGTACACCAGCCGGTCCCGCTCCCGCGCGCTCACGGGCGGTACGGCAGGGCAGCCGGAGAGCCGTACCGGCGGCGTGGCAGGGGCCGACGACGCCGGGACCGGGAGCCTCTCATGA
- a CDS encoding DUF5825 family protein, protein MDTALAPAEAASPLAVTAWRDYDEVACALPGMLLGDLELTGPIAEEADRLWESGARRVRLAEPVDLTATDGLAAARRTVRALSLVRDLTARAVLVEWDLRLDPARPEDPLVLSHLQPPRTLHGHPDAQAALATWRGGHYLGKCLWRNGPGFFQIRDRRWGNLQRFTADEPHYRTAVDALAYGAPQQDVPRDALDDFTGERLVLHLGPLAWWVPYRVSRWTQEAMAI, encoded by the coding sequence ATGGACACAGCCCTCGCCCCCGCCGAAGCAGCCTCCCCCCTCGCCGTCACCGCCTGGCGCGACTACGACGAAGTCGCCTGCGCCCTTCCCGGAATGCTCCTGGGCGACCTCGAACTGACCGGCCCCATCGCCGAGGAGGCCGACCGGCTCTGGGAGAGCGGAGCCCGACGGGTCCGGCTCGCCGAGCCCGTCGACCTCACCGCGACCGACGGCCTCGCCGCCGCCCGCCGCACCGTACGGGCGCTCAGCCTGGTCCGCGACCTCACCGCCCGTGCCGTACTCGTCGAATGGGACCTGCGCCTGGACCCCGCCCGCCCCGAAGACCCGCTCGTCCTCAGCCACCTCCAGCCGCCCCGCACCCTGCACGGCCATCCCGACGCCCAGGCCGCGCTGGCCACCTGGCGCGGTGGCCACTACCTGGGCAAGTGCCTGTGGCGCAACGGCCCCGGCTTCTTCCAGATCCGCGACCGCCGCTGGGGCAACCTCCAGCGCTTCACCGCGGACGAGCCGCACTACCGCACCGCCGTCGACGCGCTCGCCTACGGAGCCCCGCAGCAGGACGTGCCCCGGGACGCGCTCGACGACTTCACCGGGGAACGCCTCGTCCTCCATCTGGGCCCGCTGGCCTGGTGGGTTCCCTACCGGGTGAGCCGGTGGACCCAGGAGGCCATGGCGATCTGA
- a CDS encoding SapB/AmfS family lanthipeptide yields the protein MSILDLQSMETPQEETMGGGGGSRASLLLCGDSSLSLTTCN from the coding sequence ATGAGCATTCTTGACCTCCAGTCGATGGAGACCCCGCAGGAAGAGACCATGGGCGGCGGGGGTGGCAGCCGCGCGAGCCTGCTGCTCTGTGGCGACAGCAGCCTGAGCCTCACCACCTGTAACTGA